From the genome of Microbacterium lacus, one region includes:
- the menC gene encoding o-succinylbenzoate synthase, whose amino-acid sequence MPIARPAPAVTLDGFELRVLQIPLVAPFTTSFGTEAVREVIIARALTADGDGWGEVVTSAAPLYSSEYTQGAWDAALRFLIPALLAERTLAPEQVAGALHPFVGHRMAKAGLELAVLDAALRAAGRPLGEYLGAVRDRVPSGVSVGIQRDPAALVEVVRGYLDEGYVRIKIKIKPGRDVADTAAVRDAFGGIPLQVDANSAYTLADADTLAELDRFDLLLIEQPLQEDDIVDHATLARRLRTPVCLDESIVSRKAAVDALALGSASVVNIKAGRVGGYLEAVAIQDLCQAAGIPVWCGGMLETGIGRAANAALAALPGFSLPGDVSASSRFYARDIVTEPAVLEDGHVRVPTGAGLGVEIDPVALEDFTVAREIVRR is encoded by the coding sequence ATGCCGATCGCCCGCCCCGCCCCGGCCGTGACGCTCGACGGGTTCGAGCTGCGCGTGCTGCAGATCCCGCTCGTCGCGCCGTTCACCACGAGCTTCGGCACCGAGGCGGTGCGCGAAGTGATCATCGCGCGTGCCCTCACCGCCGACGGTGACGGCTGGGGCGAGGTGGTCACGAGCGCCGCACCGCTGTACTCCAGCGAATACACGCAGGGGGCGTGGGATGCCGCGCTCCGCTTCCTGATCCCCGCCCTGCTCGCGGAGCGCACGCTCGCCCCCGAACAGGTCGCGGGCGCGCTGCATCCGTTCGTGGGACACCGCATGGCCAAGGCGGGGCTGGAGCTCGCCGTGCTCGACGCGGCGCTGCGCGCCGCCGGCCGACCGCTGGGGGAGTACCTGGGCGCGGTGCGCGACCGCGTGCCGAGCGGCGTGAGCGTCGGCATCCAGCGGGATCCGGCCGCTCTCGTCGAGGTCGTCCGGGGGTACCTCGACGAGGGATACGTGCGCATCAAGATCAAGATCAAACCCGGCCGCGACGTCGCGGACACCGCGGCCGTGCGGGACGCGTTCGGCGGCATCCCGCTGCAGGTGGACGCGAACTCCGCCTACACGCTCGCCGACGCGGACACGCTGGCGGAGCTGGACCGCTTCGACCTCCTGCTGATCGAGCAGCCGCTGCAGGAGGACGACATCGTCGACCACGCGACCCTCGCGCGGCGGTTGCGCACCCCGGTGTGCCTGGACGAGTCGATCGTCTCGCGCAAGGCCGCGGTCGACGCGCTCGCGCTGGGGTCGGCATCCGTCGTCAACATCAAGGCCGGCCGCGTCGGCGGCTACCTCGAGGCCGTCGCGATCCAAGACCTGTGCCAGGCGGCCGGCATCCCGGTGTGGTGCGGCGGGATGCTCGAGACGGGGATCGGCCGGGCCGCGAACGCCGCGCTCGCCGCTCTGCCGGGCTTCTCGCTGCCGGGCGACGTGTCGGCCTCGAGCCGGTTCTACGCGCGCGACATCGTGACCGAGCCCGCCGTGCTCGAGGACGGGCACGTGCGCGTGCCCACCGGCGCGGGCCTGGGCGTCGAGATCGACCCGGTCGCGCTCGAAGACTTCACGGTCGCGCGCGAAATCGTGCGGCGGTAG
- a CDS encoding GNAT family N-acetyltransferase — MADSAADRGISIRPLDTVEEVFRASAVLAEVWGGDRSGMPPNLLRALAHSGNYAVGLYDGEAMIGASVAFFAAPAERSMHSHITGVLPGLQSRGLGRLLKQHQREWAFARDVGHITWTFDPLVARNAHFNLRVLGARVTEYLVNQYGPMDDGVNRGDESDRIMVSWALAAPPVPTPPADRVVAAVAVPEDIAALRDEAPADAAAWRVRVREEFLARLSEGLVVGGFDDDRGYVFVRP, encoded by the coding sequence ATGGCCGATTCCGCCGCCGACCGTGGCATCAGCATCCGCCCGCTCGACACGGTCGAGGAGGTGTTCCGCGCCTCGGCCGTGCTCGCCGAGGTGTGGGGAGGCGACCGCTCCGGCATGCCGCCGAACCTGCTGCGCGCGCTCGCGCACTCCGGCAACTACGCCGTCGGGCTGTACGACGGCGAGGCGATGATCGGCGCGTCCGTCGCGTTCTTCGCCGCCCCCGCGGAGCGCTCGATGCACTCGCACATCACCGGCGTCCTGCCGGGCCTGCAGAGCCGGGGTCTCGGCCGCCTGCTCAAGCAGCATCAGCGCGAGTGGGCTTTCGCCCGCGACGTCGGCCACATCACGTGGACCTTCGACCCGCTCGTGGCCCGCAACGCGCACTTCAACCTGCGCGTGCTCGGCGCCCGCGTCACCGAATACCTCGTGAACCAGTACGGCCCCATGGACGACGGAGTCAACCGCGGCGACGAGTCCGACCGGATCATGGTGTCGTGGGCCCTCGCCGCCCCGCCCGTGCCGACGCCGCCCGCCGACCGGGTGGTCGCCGCCGTCGCCGTGCCCGAGGACATCGCCGCGCTGCGCGACGAGGCGCCGGCGGATGCCGCAGCCTGGCGCGTCCGCGTGCGCGAGGAGTTCCTCGCCCGGCTGTCCGAGGGCCTTGTCGTCGGCGGGTTCGACGACGACCGCGGGTACGTGTTCGTGCGCCCCTGA
- a CDS encoding MFS transporter: protein MPSQGAIIAVLAAAGLCSSFMFTLMVPIQSKLPELLDASREDTAWVVTSTLLAAAVITPISGRLGDMYGKRRIVLVLTAVMVVGSVIAALSPGIIGIIVGRTLQGAIVGVVPLGISIMRDVLHEDRVDSAIAFMSATLGVGGALGLPISALVTERSDWHVLFWMAAALGVVVFALVLWIVPVSVLRTAGRFDYVGAVGLALGLIGILLAISRGGDWGWGSPAVLACGLGGLAVLLVWGWYELRIDAPLLDLRVAARPAVLLTNIASVAMGFSLFASNVVYPQLLELPAATGVGFGLSLLVASLIVMPSGLVMMVLSPVAGRIATRTGPKLLLLLGAVSLIAAYGFTLLFSSEVWHILVANILIGAGIGFGYASMPMLIMRSVPQSETGASNGLNALFRSLGTSTAAAVVGAVLAASAVDVGGVAVPSSAGFTLSLVLGLAAAGLALVVGLFIPTRAAGERHPSLPQ from the coding sequence ATGCCGAGTCAGGGCGCCATCATCGCGGTGCTCGCCGCGGCGGGGCTGTGCTCGTCGTTCATGTTCACGCTGATGGTGCCGATCCAGTCGAAGCTGCCCGAGCTGCTGGACGCGAGTCGCGAGGACACCGCGTGGGTGGTCACCTCGACCCTGTTGGCCGCCGCGGTGATCACGCCGATCTCGGGGCGCCTGGGCGACATGTACGGCAAGCGGCGCATCGTGCTGGTGCTGACGGCGGTGATGGTGGTCGGCTCGGTGATCGCCGCGCTGTCTCCGGGGATCATCGGCATCATCGTCGGCCGGACCCTGCAGGGCGCGATCGTCGGCGTCGTCCCGCTCGGGATCTCGATCATGCGCGACGTGCTGCACGAGGACCGGGTGGACTCGGCGATCGCCTTCATGAGCGCGACGCTCGGGGTGGGCGGTGCGCTGGGCCTCCCGATCAGTGCCCTGGTGACCGAGCGCAGCGACTGGCACGTGCTGTTCTGGATGGCCGCGGCACTCGGGGTGGTCGTCTTCGCGCTCGTGCTCTGGATCGTCCCGGTGAGCGTGCTGCGCACCGCCGGCCGGTTCGACTACGTGGGTGCGGTGGGCCTGGCGCTGGGGTTGATCGGGATCCTGCTCGCGATCTCGCGCGGCGGCGACTGGGGCTGGGGCTCGCCCGCCGTGCTCGCGTGCGGGCTCGGCGGACTCGCCGTGCTGCTGGTGTGGGGCTGGTACGAGCTGCGCATCGACGCGCCGCTGTTGGACCTTCGAGTGGCGGCCCGGCCCGCGGTGCTGCTGACCAACATCGCCTCGGTCGCGATGGGGTTCTCGCTGTTCGCGTCGAACGTGGTCTACCCGCAGCTGCTCGAGCTGCCGGCAGCGACCGGCGTCGGGTTCGGGCTGTCGCTTCTGGTGGCGAGCCTGATCGTCATGCCGTCGGGGCTCGTGATGATGGTGCTGTCCCCGGTCGCCGGGCGGATCGCGACGCGCACCGGACCGAAGCTCCTGCTCCTCCTCGGCGCGGTCTCGCTCATCGCGGCATACGGATTCACGCTGCTGTTCTCGTCCGAGGTGTGGCACATCCTCGTGGCGAACATCCTGATCGGGGCGGGAATCGGGTTCGGCTACGCGTCGATGCCGATGCTCATCATGCGCTCGGTGCCGCAGAGCGAGACGGGCGCGTCGAACGGACTCAATGCCCTGTTCCGCTCGCTCGGCACCTCGACGGCCGCGGCCGTGGTGGGCGCGGTCCTGGCCGCGTCCGCGGTCGATGTCGGCGGCGTCGCGGTGCCGTCGAGCGCGGGCTTCACCCTGTCGCTCGTCCTGGGGCTGGCCGCCGCGGGGCTCGCGCTCGTGGTCGGGCTGTTCATCCCGACGCGGGCCGCCGGGGAGCGGCATCCGTCCCTGCCTCAGTGA
- a CDS encoding aldehyde dehydrogenase family protein: MSTLADLPTDVPGLVERMRERHRAAIADVPYAEVATLRIGGDEVASSGSVSPVIDPATGERWGSVPEASASEVDAAVRAARAAFPAWAALAPSARADALRRMAAAIERRAEPLALTNTLENGSPIAETSGAAGNAAAILRVFADLAGFLENPDIRPFPGGVNETLVARDPVGVCALIAPWNFPINLVVIKLAPALLAGCTVVIKPASPTPLSVRFLLDAADEAGIPPGVINLVTGSGATGDALVRHPDVDKVAFTGSTPVGRRIAAACGELLRPVTLELGGKSAAIVLPDADLDAMAGVLLRSCIRNTGQTCYISTRLIATPERYDELVEMVTSVIGAASVGDPLDPTTVFGPVATAAQQASVRGLIRAGVEEGARVTLGGDVPAPVAGGAFVAPTVFADVRADMRIAQEEIFGPVVTILPARDVDDAVAIANSTRFGLGGIVFGADEDAALRVARRVDTGSIGLNFFASNHFAPFGGRHDSGLGLEYGVEGLSAYLTPQSVHRRAR; encoded by the coding sequence GTGAGCACGCTGGCCGACCTGCCGACGGATGTTCCGGGACTCGTCGAGCGGATGCGGGAGCGCCACCGCGCAGCCATCGCCGACGTGCCTTACGCCGAAGTGGCGACCCTGCGGATCGGCGGAGACGAGGTCGCGTCGTCGGGGTCCGTGTCGCCGGTGATCGATCCGGCGACGGGGGAGCGGTGGGGCTCGGTTCCCGAGGCTTCGGCATCCGAGGTGGATGCCGCCGTGCGTGCGGCGCGCGCGGCGTTCCCCGCGTGGGCGGCGCTCGCACCGAGCGCCCGCGCCGACGCCCTTCGGCGCATGGCGGCGGCGATCGAGCGTCGGGCCGAACCTCTCGCGCTCACGAACACGCTTGAGAACGGGTCGCCGATCGCCGAGACGTCCGGTGCTGCAGGGAATGCGGCAGCCATTCTGCGGGTCTTCGCCGATCTGGCGGGCTTCCTCGAGAATCCGGACATCCGTCCGTTCCCCGGCGGCGTCAACGAGACGCTCGTCGCGCGGGATCCGGTGGGGGTGTGCGCGCTCATCGCGCCGTGGAACTTCCCGATCAACCTCGTCGTGATCAAGCTCGCCCCGGCGCTGCTGGCCGGGTGCACCGTCGTGATCAAGCCCGCCTCACCCACTCCGCTCTCGGTGCGCTTCCTCCTCGACGCGGCGGATGAGGCCGGCATCCCGCCCGGCGTGATCAACCTCGTGACCGGAAGCGGGGCGACGGGAGATGCGCTCGTGCGGCATCCGGACGTCGACAAAGTGGCGTTCACCGGGTCGACCCCCGTCGGCCGGCGGATCGCCGCGGCGTGCGGCGAGCTCCTGCGGCCGGTGACGCTCGAGCTGGGCGGCAAGTCCGCGGCGATCGTGCTGCCGGATGCCGACCTCGACGCGATGGCGGGAGTGCTGCTGCGCAGCTGCATCCGCAACACCGGGCAGACCTGCTACATCTCGACCCGCCTGATCGCGACGCCGGAGCGGTACGACGAGCTCGTCGAGATGGTGACCTCGGTGATCGGCGCGGCGTCGGTCGGCGATCCGCTGGATCCGACCACGGTGTTCGGCCCGGTCGCGACCGCCGCGCAGCAGGCTTCGGTGCGCGGCTTGATCCGGGCGGGGGTGGAGGAAGGCGCGCGCGTGACGCTCGGCGGCGATGTTCCCGCGCCGGTGGCCGGTGGGGCGTTCGTCGCGCCGACGGTCTTCGCGGATGTACGCGCGGACATGCGCATCGCGCAGGAGGAGATCTTCGGGCCGGTCGTCACGATCCTGCCCGCGCGCGATGTCGACGACGCGGTGGCGATCGCGAACTCGACGCGGTTCGGCCTGGGCGGCATCGTGTTCGGTGCAGACGAGGATGCCGCGCTGCGCGTCGCGCGCCGCGTGGACACCGGCTCGATCGGTCTCAACTTCTTCGCGTCGAACCACTTCGCGCCGTTCGGTGGGCGCCATGATTCCGGGCTCGGCCTCGAGTACGGCGTCGAGGGTCTGTCCGCGTACCTGACACCGCAGTCCGTGCACCGTCGCGCCCGCTGA
- a CDS encoding HD domain-containing protein, which produces MTVQTTNPVDISPIHADDRDRDLDPIWRAIVAESRTRANDIHLPISFAFAERLCDAYPDADALVVRVAILLHDTGWARVDETRILSEGFTGDWRKADVRYEHERHGCDIAREVLPPLGYDDEFVARVTDIIDGHDTRPESHSLEDSLVRDADRLWRFTPAGIALASGWFGLTPAEYCRRLRSEIVPELLTEAAVQMAEAELARSEVLLKTEQLS; this is translated from the coding sequence ATGACCGTCCAGACCACGAACCCCGTCGACATCTCCCCGATCCACGCCGACGACCGGGATCGCGACCTCGACCCGATCTGGCGGGCGATCGTCGCCGAATCGCGCACGCGTGCGAACGACATCCACCTGCCGATCTCGTTCGCGTTCGCCGAGCGACTGTGCGACGCCTACCCGGATGCGGACGCCCTCGTCGTCCGCGTCGCGATCCTCCTGCACGACACCGGCTGGGCCCGCGTGGACGAGACCCGCATCCTGAGCGAGGGGTTCACCGGCGACTGGCGCAAGGCCGACGTGCGCTACGAGCACGAGCGGCACGGCTGCGACATCGCGCGTGAGGTGCTGCCCCCGCTCGGCTACGACGACGAGTTCGTGGCGCGCGTGACCGACATCATCGACGGGCACGACACCCGCCCCGAGTCCCACTCGCTCGAAGACAGCCTCGTCCGCGACGCCGACCGGCTCTGGCGCTTCACGCCGGCGGGCATCGCGCTCGCGTCGGGGTGGTTCGGCCTGACACCGGCGGAATACTGCCGGCGTCTGCGGTCCGAGATCGTGCCCGAGCTGCTCACCGAGGCCGCGGTGCAGATGGCGGAGGCCGAGCTCGCGCGCTCCGAGGTGCTGCTCAAGACGGAGCAGCTGTCGTGA
- a CDS encoding NAD(P)/FAD-dependent oxidoreductase has translation MQTTLIVGTCQAGVQLAATLRDLGDADPIVMIGEEGHRPYQRPPLSKGWLKGELEPDDVILRTRQWYEDRDIQLIAGDRVVTIHREPGGSGVAHTLGGRQIPFTRLALTTGASARRLALPGTDYRGVHYLRDADDAISLGPALAEPGAERVVVIGGGFIGLEAAAVARQLGKKVTLVEGTGRLIGRVVAEPTSDFYLAAHRRRGTEVILGARLARILGEDASAAGRRGSVTGVELEDGRVLPADLVVVGIGVIPRVELAVQLGLDVAGGIVVDSACRASDGRTVAAGDCAIMPNPYPAGLGGMIRIESVNNALEQAKIAAATLLGQDASYSTVPWFWSDQADLKLQIAGLSAGYDSVVVRGEPDAERFAVLYYRDGRLIAADCVNQPAEFLAIKQVLAKGRTIPPLAAADTGVPLKQSVVDAPVALAS, from the coding sequence ATGCAGACCACGCTCATCGTCGGCACGTGCCAGGCGGGCGTGCAGCTCGCCGCGACGCTGCGCGACCTCGGCGACGCCGATCCGATCGTCATGATCGGCGAGGAGGGGCACCGCCCGTACCAGCGGCCGCCGTTGTCGAAGGGGTGGCTCAAGGGCGAGCTCGAGCCCGACGACGTGATCCTGCGCACCCGCCAGTGGTACGAGGATCGCGACATCCAGCTCATCGCGGGCGATCGCGTCGTCACGATCCACCGCGAGCCCGGCGGCTCCGGCGTCGCCCACACGCTCGGCGGGCGGCAGATCCCGTTCACGCGGCTGGCGCTCACCACGGGAGCGTCCGCGCGGCGACTCGCTCTGCCCGGCACCGACTACCGCGGCGTGCACTACCTGCGCGATGCGGACGACGCGATCTCGCTCGGCCCGGCGCTCGCCGAGCCCGGTGCCGAGCGCGTCGTCGTGATCGGCGGCGGCTTCATCGGCCTGGAGGCGGCGGCGGTCGCCCGGCAGCTCGGCAAGAAGGTGACGCTCGTCGAAGGGACCGGGCGCCTCATCGGCCGCGTGGTCGCCGAGCCGACGAGCGACTTCTACCTCGCGGCCCACCGCCGGCGCGGCACGGAGGTGATCCTCGGCGCGCGGCTCGCGCGGATCCTCGGAGAGGATGCTTCCGCCGCGGGGCGGCGCGGTTCGGTCACCGGCGTCGAGCTCGAGGACGGTCGTGTGCTCCCGGCGGACCTCGTCGTGGTCGGCATCGGCGTGATCCCGCGGGTCGAGCTCGCCGTGCAGCTCGGCCTCGACGTCGCCGGCGGCATCGTCGTCGACTCCGCGTGCCGCGCGTCGGACGGACGCACCGTCGCCGCCGGCGACTGCGCGATCATGCCGAACCCGTACCCCGCAGGTCTCGGCGGCATGATCCGCATCGAGAGCGTCAACAACGCCCTCGAGCAGGCGAAGATCGCCGCAGCGACGCTGCTCGGTCAGGACGCGTCGTACTCGACGGTGCCGTGGTTCTGGTCGGACCAGGCGGACCTCAAGCTGCAGATCGCCGGGCTCTCGGCCGGCTACGACTCCGTGGTCGTGCGGGGCGAACCGGATGCCGAGAGGTTCGCCGTCCTGTACTACCGCGACGGGCGGCTCATCGCCGCCGACTGCGTCAACCAGCCCGCCGAGTTCCTCGCGATCAAGCAGGTGCTCGCCAAGGGCAGGACCATCCCCCCGCTCGCCGCCGCCGACACCGGCGTGCCGCTGAAGCAATCCGTCGTCGACGCCCCCGTGGCGCTCGCATCCTGA
- a CDS encoding 2Fe-2S iron-sulfur cluster-binding protein: MSRVVYTADDGSVTTIDGRPGDSVMETAVRNGVPGIVGECGGSLSCATCHVFVAPDTLELVGGPGDLEDEMLDGTAVDRRESSRLSCQIKLVDGCEYHVTTPSEQL, translated from the coding sequence ATGAGCAGAGTCGTCTATACCGCCGATGACGGCAGCGTCACGACGATCGACGGACGACCCGGCGACTCGGTCATGGAGACCGCCGTCCGCAACGGCGTCCCCGGCATCGTCGGCGAATGCGGCGGCAGCCTGTCCTGTGCGACGTGCCACGTTTTCGTCGCTCCGGACACGCTCGAGCTGGTGGGCGGTCCGGGCGATCTCGAGGACGAGATGCTCGACGGCACCGCCGTGGACCGCCGGGAGAGCTCACGGCTGTCGTGCCAGATCAAGCTCGTCGACGGGTGCGAGTACCACGTCACGACGCCGAGCGAGCAGCTCTGA
- a CDS encoding SDR family NAD(P)-dependent oxidoreductase: MTDTTTSSSPAPPRTVIVTGAAGGLGRAFAEAFARRGDVVVIADIDRTGAERAASELAAEGLDVVGTGVDVTDAASSASLAALAAASGPGGIDVVVNNAAIYATLTRSPFEEIDEAEWDRVMAVNLKGPWQIARACSPHLNDDGRIVNVSSATVLSGSAHWAHYVASKAGVIGLTRVLAKELGARGITVNAVAPGFTLTEASHGLIEDAASYGIERGSIKRPIQPDDIVGAVLFLAGPDAAFITGQTLVVDGGRQFI, encoded by the coding sequence GTGACCGACACCACGACATCGTCCTCCCCGGCTCCGCCGCGCACCGTGATCGTCACGGGCGCCGCGGGAGGGCTCGGGCGCGCGTTCGCCGAGGCGTTCGCCCGCCGGGGCGATGTCGTGGTGATCGCCGACATCGATCGGACCGGTGCCGAGCGAGCGGCGTCCGAGCTCGCCGCCGAGGGTCTCGACGTCGTCGGCACCGGCGTCGACGTGACGGATGCCGCCTCTTCGGCCTCCCTCGCGGCTCTGGCCGCGGCATCCGGTCCCGGCGGGATCGACGTCGTCGTGAACAACGCGGCGATCTATGCGACCCTCACGCGGTCGCCCTTCGAGGAGATCGACGAAGCGGAGTGGGATCGTGTGATGGCCGTGAACCTCAAGGGTCCGTGGCAGATCGCCCGGGCGTGCTCGCCGCACCTGAACGACGACGGCCGCATCGTGAACGTGTCCTCCGCGACCGTGCTGAGCGGGTCCGCCCACTGGGCGCACTACGTCGCGTCGAAAGCCGGCGTGATCGGCCTCACGCGCGTGCTCGCGAAAGAGCTCGGAGCCCGCGGGATCACGGTGAACGCCGTCGCGCCCGGATTCACGCTCACCGAGGCGAGCCACGGGCTGATCGAGGATGCCGCGTCGTACGGCATCGAGCGGGGATCCATCAAGCGTCCCATCCAGCCCGACGACATCGTCGGCGCCGTCCTCTTCCTCGCCGGTCCGGACGCCGCCTTCATCACCGGTCAGACCCTCGTCGTCGACGGCGGCCGGCAGTTCATCTAG